One window of the Anopheles cruzii chromosome 2, idAnoCruzAS_RS32_06, whole genome shotgun sequence genome contains the following:
- the LOC128278289 gene encoding uncharacterized protein LOC128278289 produces MAQPLVNSCCRCYSLRNGSITSGVLGIILSIISIILIFTVRIDFKTILMDWLPQNVVKIIYALNLVMTILISLLMILGVVKKNHIFMMPWVVLGLMLAIGLLISVIYNAVVYFIDGYVLGGTLWIVIGLISVVVYVYMWIVVYSYFTTLKNENDRGRYSKQPYRR; encoded by the exons ATGGCTCAACCGTTGGTAAACTCATGCTGTCGGTGCTACTCGCTGCGGAACGGGTCGATAACTTCCGGCGTGCTCGGCATCATTCTTTCGATTATTTCGATAATTCTGATCTTCACCGTGAGAATCGACTTCAAAACCATTCTGATGGACTGGCTGCCACAGAACGTGGTGAAAATAATCTACGCCCTGAACCTGGTCATGACCATATTGATCTCGTTGCTGATGATATTGGGCGTCGTAAAG AAAAACCACATATTCATGATGCCTTGGGTGGTGTTGGGATTAATGCTCGCGATTGGCCTGCTGATTAGCGTTATCTATAATGCAGTGGTGTATTTCATCGACGGTTATGTGCTGGGAGGAACGCTGTGGATCGTGATAGGATTGATATCCGTCG TGGTTTACGTGTACATGTGGATCGTCGTGTATAGTTACTTCACCACTCTGAAGAACGAGAACGACCGAGGACGATACTCCAAGCAGCCGTACCGGCGATAG